The following DNA comes from Spirochaetales bacterium.
GAATATCTTCCTCCGCGATCTCCTTTATTTCGTCGCCGATCCGCATGAGCATATAAATGCCGAACGTGCTTACTCCCACCATGAATATCAAAAGCATACCGATCAGAAAAAATAATTTGTTGCTTACCTTGAACTTTCTGAATACACTCATGGATGTCACCTCCCTTTAAAGAAAAAATTTAAATGAAATAACGCCATTTCAGCAAAAATGATAACCTAAGGATAAAGAATATGAGCCAAAGGCGTCTTTACAATAAGGTAAAACCTGAATAAAATTTAGTGGAATGGATATAATGCTTATAAGGATAAGTATGAGATGTATGAAATAAAATACTTATGCCGGGGGTATGCCGAACGAAACGGTTAGCTGAAAGGGCGTTCGGCTTTCTTTTTTTTCCGCCGCCATCGTGCTATTTTTTCTTTCAATATCCTGATTTCAACCGGCTTGGCCAGATAATCGTTCATCCCGGCCGCGATGCATCGTTCCCTGTCTTCTTTCAAAGCGGCCGCCGTCAGGGCGATAATCGGGAGGGATTTATCAAGGCCTTTTCTGATAATCTCCGTTACTTCGATTCCCCCCATCTCGGGCATTTGGACATCCATGAAACACAGATCGTATTCGCGTTTTTTTATCATCCTGATCGCTTCTTTTCCGTTCGAAGCGACATCGACCCGGCAGCCGAGTTTCTCGAGGACGATACGCATGAATTTCCGGTTGAGTTTTTTATCCTCGACGACCAGAACATCGAGGTCGTCAAAGGAAATTTCCCGATAGGTGTGCCTTGTCACGAGTCCCCCGTCCCCGCTTTTATCGCCCAGTGTCGTTTTTATCAGTTCAAGCAGATCCTTTTTCAATACGGGTTTCGGAAGGTACGCGTCGAAACCGGATTCGCCCGCTTTTTTCGTGGCCCCGGGTGTGGCATCGGATGTTATCGCGACGAGTTTTATCGAAGCGAGGCGGGTATCTCCTTTGATGCGCGAAGCGATATCGTACCCGCTTATATCGGGCAACATGATATCGGAGAGAATCACCTCGGGAAGCGTCCCTGCGGATTTAAGCCAGGAGATCGCTTCAATGCCGGACCTCGAGTGTTTGATGATGTTCATACCCGCTTCCCCGCAATAGGCGGAGAGGATGGCGTCGGATTTTTCGTTGTTGTCGATGATGAGGATGTTTTTCCCGGCGAGTTCTTCATCGTGAAGCGGAATAATCCGGGCCTTTTTCGGATGCGGTACTTCTTCGAGTTTCACGGAGACAATAAACTCGCTGCCGTTTCCCGGTTCGGAATCAAGCCGTATCGTACCACCCATTTTCCCGACCAATGCCCGGACGATCGAAAGCCCCAGCCCGGTTCCCCCGTATTTTCTCGTCGTCGAGGAATCCGCCTGTTTGAAGGATTCGAATATTTCACGCTGTTTTTCCAGGGGAATGCCGATTCCGGTATCTTTGACCGATATTTCGATGGGGATGAGTCCGGGTTTGTCTTTTCCGTTTTGTGGGGAGGAAGCAGGCATTTCTCCCGATACGGCGTCACGGGGGGGCGGTGCGGCCTTCCCGTTCCCCCGTCTGATCGAAAGAATAATTTCACCCTTTTCCGTGAATTTGGAAGCGTTGCTCAATAAATTGAGAAGGATTTGCCGCAGCCTGGTCGGGTCCCCTTTGAATGTCTTGTTGAGAACCTCTTCATAAAAAAAACGGAGGAAGACGGCATGCCTGTCGAGTTTCGGGTATATCATCGAACAGACATTCCTGCTCAGGTAATGCAGGTCGAATTCGATCGATTCGAGTTCTATCTGTTCGGCCTCGATTTTCGAAATATCGAGTATATCATTGATAAGGGTGAGAAGGCACCGGGCCCCTTCGATGATCGCCTCGAGATAATTGTTTCCGGTCGCCTTGTCCGTCACATCGTCCTTGAGGAGTTCCGAAAAACCGATAATGGCATTGAGCGGTGTGCGAATTTCATGGGACATATTGGCGAGAAACTCGCTTTTTACTCGGCTGGCTGATTCGGCGGCTTCCATGGCCTTTTTCATCTCGAACTCCGCCTTTTTCCTGTCGGTGATATCCTGAACGGCGAGCAGGTATCCGGTTTTTATCCCTTCCGTGTCGATCAGGGGGGAGGCGCCGATATTCGTGTAAATAGCGGACCCGTCACGCCTTCTCAACATAATATCCGGGGATCGAGGTAATGTGTCGTCCGCATTCTCGAACAGGGCCAGAAGCCGTGCGTACTCGGTTTCGTCAGTGAACGCCGAAATCGGTTTACCCGGCATCTCCCGCATTTCATAACCGAGCAAGTCGCATAATTTCGAATTGACGAAACTCGTACAATAGTCGCCGTCGATACTCCAGATGCCTTCCTGCAGATTCTCGACGAGGCTTCTGTATTTTAGCTCACTCGCCTTTAATGCGGCAACCGATTCGGCGAGTTTTTTGCGCATGGAGATTTTTTCGATGGCCTTTTTTATTTCGATTTCGAGTTCGTCGTATTCGATCGGTTTCTGGATATAACTGAAGGCACCGGCTTTCAATGCCTGTATCGCGGAATCGACGCCGCCGTGTCCGGTAATCATGATGACTTCGCACCCGCTTTCGTTCGTCCTTATTCGTTTCAACACCTCGATGCCGTCGGTTCCCGGCATCTTTATATCCAGAAGCACAATGTCCGGTTTTTCGCGGTCAAAGACGGAAAGACCTGTTTCCGCGTTTGATGCGGTACACACGGAGTAATTATCGAGTTCCAGTAATTTCCGAAGGCGTTCCCTGATAATTTCTTCATCGTCGATGATCAATATCGTTGCCATGATGACCACTCCCTTTTATATTATAGTACACTCGGAGCGTGAAATGGGAGATTATTATTCTTTTTCTCCTTCGGGAAGCAGTACGGTGACGCATGTTTTTCCCTCTTTTTCGCTGGAAACGGATATGTTTCCGTTATGACTCTCGATGATGCCGTAACTTATCGAAAGGCCCAATCCGGTCGCCCCGCCGACTTCCTTTGTCGTGAAAAAGGGCTCGAATATCTTCTGGAGAATATCCTCGGACATGCCGATCCCGTTGTCGCAAAAAACTATGGTGACCATTTTCTGTTTTCCGTCATATGATGTGGTAATGGTTATTTCCTTCCGGTAATTGTTTTTTTCCCGGACCGTATCGACGGCGTCCCTCGCGTTGGTGATGAGATTGATCCAGACCTGCTCGAGCTGATACGGCTCTCCGATAATCGTGGGGAGCCTCTCGTCGAGGAAAAGGTTGACCGATATTTCATGCAGTCTGAGTTGTTCTCCGAGGAGACTCAACGCGGAGGTTATTGTCTCGTTGACATCCAGCCGGATGAATTTGAGTGTGTCCTGCCGCGCGAAGGTTCTGATATGCTGGATCACCCTGGTCATCCGCTTAACCGATGTTTCGATATCATTCAGCCCGCTGTCAAGTTCCTCATCCGTCAGTTTGTTTTTTTCTTTCAGTTTTCTCACATGTCGAGCGACGAGCGCGATACCGCCGAGGGGCTGGTTGATTTCATGGGCGAGCCCGGCCGCCATTTCACCGAGGGTAGCGAGTTTCGATGTTTGAAAAAGCTGCGCCTGTATCCGGTTCAATTCCCTGGCCTTTTCGATAATCCGGTGTTCGAGTTCTTCATTCATTTTTGTGATGATCTCCGCCGATATTTTAAGTTCCCTGTTTCTGTAAAGCGCGTTCCTGTTGAGATTGATCCGTTCGATCGCCTTGTCGATTGAAAAAAGGAGTTCTTCGAGGTGTATCGGTTTGGCGATATAATCAATAGCCCCCGCACGCAGTGCCTGGATCGCGAGTTCCTGTTCACGGTATCCGGTTATCATGATCCCCTCGATGTCCTGATAGCGCTTTTTCGCCTCTTTCAGCACCCCGATGCCGTCCATATCGGGCATCCTGATATCGGTAAGGACGACATCGATTTTATGTTCTTCGATTATCCGGAGTCCTTCCCGTCCGCTGTACGCGCGGAATACGTCGTAGCCCTCCTTTGTGAGGGTTTTTGTCAGATGATCCGCCGCTTCCCTGTCGTCATCGATTACGAGCAATTTGTTTTTGCAGAAGAGTTTACTGTTTCTGTCCTGCCGCTCTTCGGCCCTTCCCAATGCCGCGGTAAGTTCCTCTCCCAAAATCGGTTTTTCTATATAATCGATCGCCCCGCGCCGTAATGATTGAATGGCGATATCCTGATTGCCGAAACCGGTAACGACAATCACCTCACACGCCGGTTTTTTTTGTATGAGGAACGAAAGAAGATCGAGGCCGTTCATGTCGGGGAGTTTGACATCGAGAAGCACTATATCGATTTCCGTCGTGTAAAACAGATCCAGGGCCGATTTTCCGTTATGAACGACATAGGTGTTGAAAAACTGGCGCGACACCTCCTTTTCCAGTTGCCGGCAGATGAGTTTGTCGTCATCGACGATGAGTACGTTTTTTTTATCCATGACATCTATCTCGCTTTCTATTCCGCGAGGGGAAGTATTACCCTCACGGTGGTGCCTTCACCCGGGGTGCTTGAGATATTAATCGTTCCATTGTGATCTTCGATGATCTTTTTGGAAAGATGTAGTCCCAATCCCGTTCCCTCGCCGGGGTGTTTTGTCGTAAAAAAGGGAGTGAAAATATCGTAGCGGTATTCGGCCGGTATACCGGTGCCGTTATCGCAAACATAACATATGACGATCTTGTTTTTGTCCTTTTTTTTCGTTCGCACCCGTATGTATCTCTTTTCCCTCTTCGTATTCCGGACCGCGTAAAAGGCGTTCGAGAGAAGGTTGAGGATCACCTGTTCCAGCAAAATCGAATCGCAGAAAACGAAAAGGCTGTTTTCCTTCAGTTCCCTGAGTAAATGGATATTACCGGTAGTGCATTGATGTTCGGTCAACAATATCGCCCGCCGTATGATTGTGTTGATATCGGAGACGACCGATTTTCCGCCGGTATTTTTATGGGAAAAGAATCTCATGTGGTCGATCATATCGCTCATTCTCTCGATGTGGGCGAGGACGTCTCTCAAATCACCGGTGATGTTTTCGTCCGCCGGTCCACCGGTTCTGATCTTCCTGAGAAGCGATTGACAGATCAATGCCATCGAGTTGAGGGGCTGATAAAGTTCGTGAACGATCCCCGATAGAAGCTGGCCCATGAGTGACATTTTTTCCAGATGGATAAGGTTCGAAACAGATAATTCCACGTGTATTTTTTCCCCGTTTACGGACAGGTTTCGCATTGTTATTATCGGAACATTATACGGCACACCGTAAGCCAATAAAAAGAGTGTACTTCCCGTATATTATCGAAAAAAAAATCTGGAAAACGATACAACGGTACCGTACACTTGTTCATGGAGGCCGTACAACTGCTGATGTGACATGAAACAGTGATAAAGGAAGGGTATATGGATACGGGTATATACGATTGTGAACGAACCGCGACGGAACTGGGGCTTGAACCGGGCCTGGTGCTCAAACTACTCAAGGATTTCATTGCGGCAAAGGAAGAATATCTGATTCCGATTGAAAAAGCGATCGAAACGGGGGACCTCGAAGCCCTGTTCGAATCCGCCCACGCGCTCAAGGGAACCGCCCTGGAATTACGGATAAAAAGCCTCTCGGATGCGGCCGGTCTCGTCACGGAAGGAATAAAGCAGAAGAAAAAAATGGATTACCGAGCGATTTTTCTTTCGATAAAGGATACGTTCAATCGTCTCGAACAATCGTACCCCTTGACA
Coding sequences within:
- a CDS encoding response regulator, whose amino-acid sequence is MDKKNVLIVDDDKLICRQLEKEVSRQFFNTYVVHNGKSALDLFYTTEIDIVLLDVKLPDMNGLDLLSFLIQKKPACEVIVVTGFGNQDIAIQSLRRGAIDYIEKPILGEELTAALGRAEERQDRNSKLFCKNKLLVIDDDREAADHLTKTLTKEGYDVFRAYSGREGLRIIEEHKIDVVLTDIRMPDMDGIGVLKEAKKRYQDIEGIMITGYREQELAIQALRAGAIDYIAKPIHLEELLFSIDKAIERINLNRNALYRNRELKISAEIITKMNEELEHRIIEKARELNRIQAQLFQTSKLATLGEMAAGLAHEINQPLGGIALVARHVRKLKEKNKLTDEELDSGLNDIETSVKRMTRVIQHIRTFARQDTLKFIRLDVNETITSALSLLGEQLRLHEISVNLFLDERLPTIIGEPYQLEQVWINLITNARDAVDTVREKNNYRKEITITTSYDGKQKMVTIVFCDNGIGMSEDILQKIFEPFFTTKEVGGATGLGLSISYGIIESHNGNISVSSEKEGKTCVTVLLPEGEKE
- a CDS encoding response regulator, giving the protein MATILIIDDEEIIRERLRKLLELDNYSVCTASNAETGLSVFDREKPDIVLLDIKMPGTDGIEVLKRIRTNESGCEVIMITGHGGVDSAIQALKAGAFSYIQKPIEYDELEIEIKKAIEKISMRKKLAESVAALKASELKYRSLVENLQEGIWSIDGDYCTSFVNSKLCDLLGYEMREMPGKPISAFTDETEYARLLALFENADDTLPRSPDIMLRRRDGSAIYTNIGASPLIDTEGIKTGYLLAVQDITDRKKAEFEMKKAMEAAESASRVKSEFLANMSHEIRTPLNAIIGFSELLKDDVTDKATGNNYLEAIIEGARCLLTLINDILDISKIEAEQIELESIEFDLHYLSRNVCSMIYPKLDRHAVFLRFFYEEVLNKTFKGDPTRLRQILLNLLSNASKFTEKGEIILSIRRGNGKAAPPPRDAVSGEMPASSPQNGKDKPGLIPIEISVKDTGIGIPLEKQREIFESFKQADSSTTRKYGGTGLGLSIVRALVGKMGGTIRLDSEPGNGSEFIVSVKLEEVPHPKKARIIPLHDEELAGKNILIIDNNEKSDAILSAYCGEAGMNIIKHSRSGIEAISWLKSAGTLPEVILSDIMLPDISGYDIASRIKGDTRLASIKLVAITSDATPGATKKAGESGFDAYLPKPVLKKDLLELIKTTLGDKSGDGGLVTRHTYREISFDDLDVLVVEDKKLNRKFMRIVLEKLGCRVDVASNGKEAIRMIKKREYDLCFMDVQMPEMGGIEVTEIIRKGLDKSLPIIALTAAALKEDRERCIAAGMNDYLAKPVEIRILKEKIARWRRKKKKAERPFS
- a CDS encoding GHKL domain-containing protein, whose translation is MELSVSNLIHLEKMSLMGQLLSGIVHELYQPLNSMALICQSLLRKIRTGGPADENITGDLRDVLAHIERMSDMIDHMRFFSHKNTGGKSVVSDINTIIRRAILLTEHQCTTGNIHLLRELKENSLFVFCDSILLEQVILNLLSNAFYAVRNTKREKRYIRVRTKKKDKNKIVICYVCDNGTGIPAEYRYDIFTPFFTTKHPGEGTGLGLHLSKKIIEDHNGTINISSTPGEGTTVRVILPLAE
- a CDS encoding Hpt domain-containing protein, with product MDTGIYDCERTATELGLEPGLVLKLLKDFIAAKEEYLIPIEKAIETGDLEALFESAHALKGTALELRIKSLSDAAGLVTEGIKQKKKMDYRAIFLSIKDTFNRLEQSYPLT